The Carassius gibelio isolate Cgi1373 ecotype wild population from Czech Republic chromosome B9, carGib1.2-hapl.c, whole genome shotgun sequence genome includes a region encoding these proteins:
- the pgap1 gene encoding GPI inositol-deacylase isoform X2, whose protein sequence is MNVFTIDFNEELVALYGGSLRRQTQFLHESIKAILRLYKDRPDPPRSVVLVGHSMGGVVARALFTLARFNPGLVSLIITQASPHQAPVLSLDPYILEFYSAVRHRWATNAEDLRNVTVLSVGGGYLDFQVRSGLTALSCPIDDLNKMSVVATAVPRTWVSTDHISIVWCKELVLATVRAFFDLIEPETGQFTESPEKRMSVLNYHFFRHPVLHPGGAQDAPVTFSAPPEAWKEVNTLRLFYSAPKEAQVIYFLFALSSRRKAYSHFHCRSNNMEMTSWLYGCTQMSGSICVQAVDLSSRTELLPAYKAVTVKISDLLSVSHLIIDASNPSGTEFVVECELQREESLTVSVQVPHVLSFGLTVSDISINSSGLLHTLQLQDFHQVYQAFRITVTSHCKTTKDRLPSVYRLRVPWFREDSFDTASIPSVSDIYSTLHTSRPDNASSALLQLHTAPNCQYKVSIRTSIPKVLGQILRFCGPVLPVYLAVVLLLMIRAQLGSIKRSGHPSGMQEVMSKSLQLHKLELPVLLLLLLLRQSWFQDVWSTLGLPAVDSLPLNSMEELSHDPKASVSVQEWPRIVSPLLCVLGSSIAFWGSTVLRVFVCFLSFFLAPLHRPSVSRDCGTLRLHSQLLLIIFLNVLGGVTCGALALMVSCLLHLYRVLRLQMTERSLSHMLNLAPEKVSQKSENGFRASDDHSKVKECNGSPLLTESVLQDVRDDLQLHFSLSTLLTLTTMLSVPSLIHWRHNLRYWVHLDPDPCWPHFVPLLISSVLLINCNTDTLLRSKLMLNLTLHLLLPLCVGMLAFCPLHIYRVTYFLSAALALLACSCYF, encoded by the exons ATGAACGTGTTCACCATCGACTTCAACGAGGAGTTGGTGGCCCTGTATGGGGGCAGTTTGCGCAGACAGACTCAATTTCTACATGAAAGCATCAAAGCCATATTGCGCCTTTACAAG GACCGTCCGGACCCTCCCAGGAGTGTGGTTCTGGTGGGTCACTCCATGGGTGGAGTGGTGGCAAGAGCGTTGTTCACCCTGGCACGTTTCAACCCAGGCCTGGTCAGCCTCATCATCACGCAGGCCTCACCCCATCAGGCACCTGTCCTGTCTCTGGACCCTTATATACTGG AGTTTTACTCCGCAGTCAGGCATCGCTGGGCCACAAATGCTGAAGACCTTCGCAATGTAACCGTTCTCTCTGTGGGTGGTGGTTACCTTGACTTCCAGGTGCGCTCTGGTTTGACAGCACTGTCCTGCCCCATCGATGACCTCAATAAGATGTCAGTTGTG GCGACTGCAGTTCCCCGAACCTGGGTTTCCACTGATCACATTTCCATCGTTTG GTGCAAGGAGCTGGTTCTGGCCACAGTCCGGGCGTTCTTCGACCTCATTGAACCTGAAACAGGGCAG TTCACCGAGAGTCCTGAGAAGCGGATGTCAGTGCTGAACTATCACTTCTTTAGACATCCAGTGCTGCATCCTGGAGGAGCACAGGATGCCCCTGTCACTTTCTCAG CTCCTCCTGAGGCGTGGAAGGAGGTCAACACACTCCGTCTGTTCTACAGTGCCCCCAAG GAAGCTCAAGTCATTTACTTCCTGTTTGCCCTCTCCAGTCGAAGGAAAGCCTACAGTCATTTCCATTGCCGCAGTAATAATATG GAAATGACCAGCTGGTTATATGGCTGTACACAGATGAGTGGCTCGATATG TGTCCAGGCAGTAGATCTGTCATCTCGGACAGAACTTCTTCCAGCCTATAAG GCTGTTACAGTGAAAATCAGCGACCTTTTGTCTGTCTCTCATCTCATTATTGACGCCTCAAACCCCAGTGGAACAGAG TTTGTAGTGGAGTGTGAGCTGCAGAGAGAGGAGAGCTTGACTGTGTCAGTGCAGGTGCCTCATGTGCTGTCCTTCG GTCTGActgttagtgacatcagcatcaacTCCTCTGGGCTGCTTCACACACTTCAGCTGCAAGACTTTCATCAG GTCTATCAAGCTTTCAGAATAACGGTCACTAGTCACTGCAAAACCACTAAAG ACAGACTGCCCAGTGTGTACAGACTGAGGGTACCTTGGTTTCGTGAAGACTCTTTTGATACGGCAAG tATTCCTTCGGTATCTGACATCTACAGCACGCTGCACACCAGCCGCCCAGACAACGCCTCCAGTGCCCTCCTGCAGCTCCACACTGCCCCCAACTGCCAATACAAG gtGTCTATTCGGACTTCTATCCCTAAAGTGCTTGGGCAG ATTCTGCGTTTCTGTGGTCCGGTTCTGCCTGTCTACTTGGCTGTAGTTCTTCTTCTGATGATCAGGGCTCAGCTGGGCTCCATCAAGAGATCAGGACATCCTTCTGGAATGCAAGAGGTCATGAGTAAATCGTTACAGCTCCACAAACTGGAGCTGCCCGtcctcctgctgctgctgctgctcag GCAGAGCTGGTTTCAGGATGTCTGGTCTACTCTGGGTCTCCCTGCAGTGGATTCTCTTCCTCTAAACTCTATGGAGGAGCTATCCCACGACCCAAAGGCCTCTGTCTCTGTTCAGGAATGGCCCCGTATAGTGTCGCCACTGCTCTGTGTGCTAGGTTCATCCATTGCATTCTGGGGTAGCACAGTCCTCCGAGTGTTTGTCTGCTTCCTGTCCTTTTTTCTTGCTCCACTGCACAG ACCTTCAGTGTCCCGGGACTGCGGCACGCTTCGTCTTCATTCTCAGCTTCTCCTGATTATCTTTTTAAATGTGCTGGGAGGCGTCACATGTGGAGCACTGGCTCTTATGGTCTCCTGTCTTCTCCACCTCTACAGG GTGCTTAGATTACAGATGACCGAGAGGTCACTGAGCCACATGTTGAACCTG GCACCAGAGAAAGTTTCACAAAAATCAGAAAATGGTTTCCGTGCCAGTGATGATCACAGTAAGGTTAAAGAATGTAACGGCAGCCCTCTACTGACAGAATCAGTGCTACAAGACGTCAGAGATGATCTGCAGCTCCACTTCAGTCTGTCCACACTGCTTACTCTAACCACAATGCTTAGCGTCCCTTCCCTTATCCACTGGAGACACAATCTCAG ATATTGGGTTCATCTGGATCCTgacccctgctggcctcactttGTACCCCTGCTCATCAGCTCTGTTCTGCTCATCAACTGTAACACAGATACACTCCTGCGCAG CAAACTGATGCTGAATCTGACGCTTCATCTGTTGTTGCCACTGTGTGTGGGAATGCTGGCTTTTTGTCCACTGCACATTTACAGGGTCACTTATTTCCTGTCTGCAGCTCTGGCCCTCTTGGCCTGTTCTTGCTACTTTTGA
- the pgap1 gene encoding GPI inositol-deacylase isoform X1 translates to MRLALYVFGGFALGLLLVGLRELLFGFGENRCSMTYMFEYPEYRRVQLPKRVARQYPSYGLYLYGEGVYAQETRGLKLTGAPVLFLPGNAGSYKQARSLGSVALRKAENLDGPIHMNVFTIDFNEELVALYGGSLRRQTQFLHESIKAILRLYKDRPDPPRSVVLVGHSMGGVVARALFTLARFNPGLVSLIITQASPHQAPVLSLDPYILEFYSAVRHRWATNAEDLRNVTVLSVGGGYLDFQVRSGLTALSCPIDDLNKMSVVATAVPRTWVSTDHISIVWCKELVLATVRAFFDLIEPETGQFTESPEKRMSVLNYHFFRHPVLHPGGAQDAPVTFSAPPEAWKEVNTLRLFYSAPKEAQVIYFLFALSSRRKAYSHFHCRSNNMEMTSWLYGCTQMSGSICVQAVDLSSRTELLPAYKAVTVKISDLLSVSHLIIDASNPSGTEFVVECELQREESLTVSVQVPHVLSFGLTVSDISINSSGLLHTLQLQDFHQVYQAFRITVTSHCKTTKDRLPSVYRLRVPWFREDSFDTASIPSVSDIYSTLHTSRPDNASSALLQLHTAPNCQYKVSIRTSIPKVLGQILRFCGPVLPVYLAVVLLLMIRAQLGSIKRSGHPSGMQEVMSKSLQLHKLELPVLLLLLLLRQSWFQDVWSTLGLPAVDSLPLNSMEELSHDPKASVSVQEWPRIVSPLLCVLGSSIAFWGSTVLRVFVCFLSFFLAPLHRPSVSRDCGTLRLHSQLLLIIFLNVLGGVTCGALALMVSCLLHLYRVLRLQMTERSLSHMLNLAPEKVSQKSENGFRASDDHSKVKECNGSPLLTESVLQDVRDDLQLHFSLSTLLTLTTMLSVPSLIHWRHNLRYWVHLDPDPCWPHFVPLLISSVLLINCNTDTLLRSKLMLNLTLHLLLPLCVGMLAFCPLHIYRVTYFLSAALALLACSCYF, encoded by the exons ATGAGACTCGCCTTATACGTGTTTGGCGGCTTTGCTCTCGGGCTTTTGCTCGTTGGTTTGCGGGAATTATTGTTTGGTTTCGGGGAGAACCGATGCAGCATGACATACATGTTCGAGTACCCAGAATACCGA CGTGTGCAGCTTCCGAAGCGTGTGGCGCGCCAGTACCCATCATACGGCCTGTATCTGTATGGAGAGGGTGTATATGCTCAGGAGACCAGAGGACTCAAGCTCACTGGCGCTCCTGTGCTCTTCTTGCCTGGGAATGCGGGCAGCTACAAGCAAG CTCGTTCTCTGGGTTCAGTGGCGTTGAGGAAGGCTGAGAACCTGGACGGGCCAATCCATATGAACGTGTTCACCATCGACTTCAACGAGGAGTTGGTGGCCCTGTATGGGGGCAGTTTGCGCAGACAGACTCAATTTCTACATGAAAGCATCAAAGCCATATTGCGCCTTTACAAG GACCGTCCGGACCCTCCCAGGAGTGTGGTTCTGGTGGGTCACTCCATGGGTGGAGTGGTGGCAAGAGCGTTGTTCACCCTGGCACGTTTCAACCCAGGCCTGGTCAGCCTCATCATCACGCAGGCCTCACCCCATCAGGCACCTGTCCTGTCTCTGGACCCTTATATACTGG AGTTTTACTCCGCAGTCAGGCATCGCTGGGCCACAAATGCTGAAGACCTTCGCAATGTAACCGTTCTCTCTGTGGGTGGTGGTTACCTTGACTTCCAGGTGCGCTCTGGTTTGACAGCACTGTCCTGCCCCATCGATGACCTCAATAAGATGTCAGTTGTG GCGACTGCAGTTCCCCGAACCTGGGTTTCCACTGATCACATTTCCATCGTTTG GTGCAAGGAGCTGGTTCTGGCCACAGTCCGGGCGTTCTTCGACCTCATTGAACCTGAAACAGGGCAG TTCACCGAGAGTCCTGAGAAGCGGATGTCAGTGCTGAACTATCACTTCTTTAGACATCCAGTGCTGCATCCTGGAGGAGCACAGGATGCCCCTGTCACTTTCTCAG CTCCTCCTGAGGCGTGGAAGGAGGTCAACACACTCCGTCTGTTCTACAGTGCCCCCAAG GAAGCTCAAGTCATTTACTTCCTGTTTGCCCTCTCCAGTCGAAGGAAAGCCTACAGTCATTTCCATTGCCGCAGTAATAATATG GAAATGACCAGCTGGTTATATGGCTGTACACAGATGAGTGGCTCGATATG TGTCCAGGCAGTAGATCTGTCATCTCGGACAGAACTTCTTCCAGCCTATAAG GCTGTTACAGTGAAAATCAGCGACCTTTTGTCTGTCTCTCATCTCATTATTGACGCCTCAAACCCCAGTGGAACAGAG TTTGTAGTGGAGTGTGAGCTGCAGAGAGAGGAGAGCTTGACTGTGTCAGTGCAGGTGCCTCATGTGCTGTCCTTCG GTCTGActgttagtgacatcagcatcaacTCCTCTGGGCTGCTTCACACACTTCAGCTGCAAGACTTTCATCAG GTCTATCAAGCTTTCAGAATAACGGTCACTAGTCACTGCAAAACCACTAAAG ACAGACTGCCCAGTGTGTACAGACTGAGGGTACCTTGGTTTCGTGAAGACTCTTTTGATACGGCAAG tATTCCTTCGGTATCTGACATCTACAGCACGCTGCACACCAGCCGCCCAGACAACGCCTCCAGTGCCCTCCTGCAGCTCCACACTGCCCCCAACTGCCAATACAAG gtGTCTATTCGGACTTCTATCCCTAAAGTGCTTGGGCAG ATTCTGCGTTTCTGTGGTCCGGTTCTGCCTGTCTACTTGGCTGTAGTTCTTCTTCTGATGATCAGGGCTCAGCTGGGCTCCATCAAGAGATCAGGACATCCTTCTGGAATGCAAGAGGTCATGAGTAAATCGTTACAGCTCCACAAACTGGAGCTGCCCGtcctcctgctgctgctgctgctcag GCAGAGCTGGTTTCAGGATGTCTGGTCTACTCTGGGTCTCCCTGCAGTGGATTCTCTTCCTCTAAACTCTATGGAGGAGCTATCCCACGACCCAAAGGCCTCTGTCTCTGTTCAGGAATGGCCCCGTATAGTGTCGCCACTGCTCTGTGTGCTAGGTTCATCCATTGCATTCTGGGGTAGCACAGTCCTCCGAGTGTTTGTCTGCTTCCTGTCCTTTTTTCTTGCTCCACTGCACAG ACCTTCAGTGTCCCGGGACTGCGGCACGCTTCGTCTTCATTCTCAGCTTCTCCTGATTATCTTTTTAAATGTGCTGGGAGGCGTCACATGTGGAGCACTGGCTCTTATGGTCTCCTGTCTTCTCCACCTCTACAGG GTGCTTAGATTACAGATGACCGAGAGGTCACTGAGCCACATGTTGAACCTG GCACCAGAGAAAGTTTCACAAAAATCAGAAAATGGTTTCCGTGCCAGTGATGATCACAGTAAGGTTAAAGAATGTAACGGCAGCCCTCTACTGACAGAATCAGTGCTACAAGACGTCAGAGATGATCTGCAGCTCCACTTCAGTCTGTCCACACTGCTTACTCTAACCACAATGCTTAGCGTCCCTTCCCTTATCCACTGGAGACACAATCTCAG ATATTGGGTTCATCTGGATCCTgacccctgctggcctcactttGTACCCCTGCTCATCAGCTCTGTTCTGCTCATCAACTGTAACACAGATACACTCCTGCGCAG CAAACTGATGCTGAATCTGACGCTTCATCTGTTGTTGCCACTGTGTGTGGGAATGCTGGCTTTTTGTCCACTGCACATTTACAGGGTCACTTATTTCCTGTCTGCAGCTCTGGCCCTCTTGGCCTGTTCTTGCTACTTTTGA
- the tyw5 gene encoding tRNA wybutosine-synthesizing protein 5: MDCQEKLEVPVYTDVDRETFLRDIYPLRRPAVLKRVPLGPCVRAWTVSYLAQKGGDREVKVHVSPEPRMDFLHKNFVYRTLPFDKFIQRAAEAKHSDFFISEDESYYLRSLGEDVRKEPADLRKQFPELAEDFDIPQFFEPEQFFSSVFRISSPGLQLWTHYDVMDNLLAQVTGRKRVVLYSPKDALYLYLTGDKSEVLDIDTTDLQHYPEFVKASRYECILEPGDLLFIPALWFHNTLALQFGVGVNMFWRHLPPESYDKKDPYGNKDPVAASRALQSLERTLGILEELPPDYQDFYARRMVLRIQSRAYLRQTMEASPGNLDTA; this comes from the exons AtggattgtcaggaaaagctggAGGTGCCCGTGTACACCGATGTGGACAGAGAGACTTTCTTGAGGGACATATATCCGCTG CGTAGACCAGCGGTTCTGAAACGCGTGCCCCTGGGGCCCTGTGTGCGCGCGTGGACGGTGAGTTATCTCGCGCAGAAGGGGGGAGACCGCGAGGTCAAAGTGCATGTGTCCCCAGAGCCCAGGATGGATTTTCTGCACAAGAACTTTGTGTACAG GACTCTGCCATTTGACAAGTTCATTCAGAGAGCTGCAGAGGCAAAGCACTCCGATTTCTTCATTAGTGAG GATGAAAGCTACTACTTGCGCTCACTTGGAGAAGATGTTCGTAAG GAACCAGCTGATTTAAGGAAGCAGTTCCCTGAGTTGGCAGAGGATTTCGATATACCCCAGTTCTTTGAGCCAGAGCAGTTTTTCTCCAGTGTCTTTCGCATCAGTTCTCCTGGTCTGCAGCTGTGGACACACTATGAT GTAATGGACAACCTTCTGGCTCAAGTTACAGGAAGGAAGCGTGTTGTTCTGTACAGCCCCAAAGATGCCCTTTATCTCTACCTCACGG GAGACAAGTCTGAAGTTTTGGACATTGACACAACTGATCTGCAGCATTATCCTGAGTTTGTGAAAGCAAGTCGCTACGAGTGTATTCTGGAACCAGGAGACCTGCTCTTCATTCCAG CACTTTGGTTTCACAATACCCTGGCTCTCCAGTTTGGAGTTGGTGTCAACATGTTCTGGAGACATCTGCCACCTGAGAGTTATGATAAGAAAGATCCATACGGAAACAAAGACCCAGTAGCAGCCTCTCGAGCCCTGCAGTCACTAGAGAGGACTTTAGGCATCTTAGAAGAACTGCCACCTGATTATCAGGATTTCTATGCTCGTCGCATGGTGCTGCGGATTCAAAGCCGGGCATACCTTAGGCAAACTATGGAGGCATCACCAGGAAATTTAGACACAGCATAG